One part of the Acidobacteriota bacterium genome encodes these proteins:
- a CDS encoding glycosyltransferase family 39 protein, producing the protein MSRRGGAAILLAIVVIAGGAYRLVPAAHHARVDYDEGRYLDDAAHILRGDGFLTSTVSLYFGDPPRPPRPEDFSSPLYPYLLAAIFAVTGLSFTLAKLLSVALAVLTIPLVYLLGRRLFGPAEGLLAAAAFAFQPDQVIVSSWAMTESIYTFLIVAFACLAAPLARRAAKPLPSPFAVALGALCGALYLVRQNGAVALAVALALLAFGPVAAGEGRGRRAALAGLLALTAAIVCAPWFARNVSVFGSPAYSRMKNVAWAPSGRSLYTPGEPAPSMQRFIEQHGAAGVAREGWRRATRVTRALLLGEDGPFRWMTILAFAAPFIPLARAGSAVALPPAILSAGMFLGVAPWSGALPRYFLPVRPLLYAAGAAAIVAAFRRLGLVPSRARGRVAAAIAIAVSLVWGGVVSRPVLGRYLDVDQEPAHRAAIEASRWIDLHTQADDVLLEGGLLHQYAWLHGRGVVWIPDGDLAALRSVASHYRAGFVALTPEALRFRPSLARYWEVAGRSIHPLEVPPGLTLAYDRRDDGVLIYSVDEAGRP; encoded by the coding sequence GTGAGCCGCCGCGGCGGCGCCGCGATCCTCCTCGCGATCGTCGTGATCGCCGGGGGGGCCTACCGGCTCGTGCCGGCCGCGCACCACGCGCGCGTCGACTACGACGAGGGGCGCTACCTCGACGACGCCGCGCACATCCTCCGCGGCGACGGGTTCCTGACGAGCACCGTCTCGCTCTACTTCGGCGATCCGCCGCGCCCTCCGCGCCCCGAGGACTTCTCCTCGCCGCTCTACCCCTACCTGCTCGCGGCGATCTTCGCCGTCACCGGGCTCTCCTTCACGCTCGCGAAGCTCCTGAGCGTCGCCCTCGCCGTTCTCACGATCCCGCTCGTGTACCTCCTCGGGCGCCGCCTCTTCGGGCCCGCCGAGGGGCTGCTCGCGGCCGCGGCCTTCGCCTTCCAGCCCGACCAGGTGATCGTGTCGAGCTGGGCGATGACCGAGTCGATCTACACGTTCCTGATCGTCGCCTTCGCGTGCCTGGCGGCCCCTCTCGCGCGCCGCGCGGCGAAGCCGCTTCCCTCGCCCTTCGCGGTGGCCCTGGGCGCCCTCTGCGGGGCGCTCTACCTCGTGCGGCAGAACGGGGCGGTCGCCCTCGCCGTCGCGCTCGCGCTCCTCGCGTTCGGCCCCGTCGCGGCGGGGGAGGGGAGGGGGCGCCGCGCGGCGCTGGCCGGTCTCCTCGCCCTCACCGCGGCGATCGTCTGCGCGCCGTGGTTCGCCCGGAACGTCTCGGTCTTCGGATCGCCCGCCTACTCGCGGATGAAAAACGTCGCGTGGGCCCCGTCGGGGCGCTCGCTCTACACCCCCGGCGAGCCGGCCCCGTCGATGCAACGCTTCATCGAACAGCACGGAGCGGCGGGGGTCGCCCGCGAGGGATGGCGGCGGGCCACCCGCGTGACGCGCGCCCTCCTCCTCGGAGAGGACGGGCCCTTCCGCTGGATGACGATCCTCGCCTTCGCGGCGCCTTTCATCCCTCTCGCGCGCGCCGGCAGCGCGGTGGCGCTCCCCCCCGCGATCCTCTCCGCCGGGATGTTCCTGGGGGTCGCCCCGTGGAGCGGGGCCCTGCCGAGATACTTCCTTCCCGTGCGCCCTCTTCTCTACGCGGCGGGGGCCGCGGCGATCGTCGCCGCCTTCCGCCGCCTCGGGCTCGTCCCCTCCCGCGCGAGGGGGCGGGTCGCCGCGGCGATCGCGATCGCCGTCTCCCTCGTCTGGGGCGGCGTCGTCTCCCGTCCCGTCCTCGGGAGATATCTCGACGTCGATCAGGAGCCGGCCCATCGTGCGGCGATCGAGGCGTCGCGCTGGATCGATCTCCACACGCAGGCCGACGACGTGCTGCTCGAAGGGGGGCTGCTCCATCAGTACGCGTGGCTCCACGGGCGGGGGGTGGTGTGGATTCCCGACGGCGATCTGGCCGCTCTTCGCTCCGTCGCCTCGCACTACCGCGCCGGGTTCGTGGCGCTCACGCCGGAGGCGCTCCGCTTCCGCCCCTCCCTCGCGCGCTACTGGGAGGTCGCGGGGCGCTCGATCCACCCTCTCGAGGTTCCGCCCGGCCTCACCCTCGCGTACGATCGCCGGGACGATGGCGTCCTGATCTACTCCGTGGACGAGGCGGGAAGGCCGTGA
- a CDS encoding DUF2029 domain-containing protein, protein MKGKGLVFALVAAYACAHFATARLPWDVAQSPIRGSDLSSYYTAARLVSEGRASSLYDVAPGDTILGDATSGPYREAGVAAGIERQHYYIYPPFFALAFLPLGALSFAAVMNVWLALDLALLAAFLALYIRGHREITGSEAAFAVTVCCFEFLPMIWAMAVGQTSLLVLVLLTGTLLAWRRGSDRAAGALLGLAVAIKLTPALLSVFFWWRGKRTIAIVSLGVFLLTQAISIAALGWAPHRAFFFDVVPQMAAGTSYFLNQSLTGFFDRLLTSDDIREVALAASPAARALSLLAGALLAAFTAGRLRRSRPSAPLADELQFGAVILLTLLLSPISWTHHYLLAVLPILAVASSLLREARPPLWAGVALGLAWLLIARKPHPDLFASGPARLLNSGALAGSLLLLGLTLRSLGRDERGRAA, encoded by the coding sequence GTGAAGGGGAAGGGGCTCGTCTTCGCGCTCGTCGCCGCCTACGCGTGCGCCCACTTCGCGACAGCGCGCCTGCCGTGGGACGTCGCGCAGAGCCCGATCCGGGGGAGCGATCTCTCCTCGTACTACACCGCCGCGCGGCTCGTCTCTGAGGGGAGGGCGTCGAGCCTCTATGACGTCGCGCCGGGGGACACGATCCTCGGCGACGCGACGTCGGGCCCCTATCGCGAGGCGGGAGTCGCGGCCGGCATCGAGAGGCAGCACTACTACATCTACCCCCCCTTCTTCGCGCTGGCCTTCCTGCCGCTCGGCGCCCTGAGCTTCGCCGCCGTGATGAACGTCTGGCTCGCGCTCGATCTGGCGCTCCTGGCCGCATTCCTCGCGCTGTACATCCGGGGGCACAGGGAGATCACGGGTTCCGAGGCGGCCTTCGCCGTCACCGTCTGCTGCTTCGAGTTCCTGCCGATGATCTGGGCGATGGCCGTGGGGCAGACGAGCCTTCTCGTGCTGGTCCTCCTCACGGGGACGCTCCTCGCCTGGCGGCGGGGGAGCGACCGGGCCGCGGGCGCGCTTCTCGGGCTCGCCGTCGCGATCAAGCTCACCCCCGCCCTTCTCAGCGTCTTCTTCTGGTGGCGGGGGAAGAGGACGATCGCGATCGTCTCCCTGGGGGTCTTCCTCCTCACGCAGGCGATCTCGATCGCGGCGCTCGGGTGGGCGCCGCACCGCGCCTTCTTCTTCGACGTCGTCCCGCAGATGGCCGCCGGGACCAGCTACTTCCTGAACCAGTCGCTGACCGGCTTCTTCGATCGCCTCCTCACCTCGGACGACATCCGCGAGGTGGCCCTCGCCGCGTCCCCTGCGGCGCGCGCGCTGTCGCTCCTCGCGGGCGCTCTCCTCGCCGCCTTCACCGCGGGGCGGCTCCGGAGATCCCGGCCTTCGGCCCCGCTCGCCGACGAGCTCCAGTTCGGCGCGGTGATCCTCCTGACGCTGCTCCTGTCACCCATCTCCTGGACGCATCACTATCTTCTCGCGGTGCTCCCCATCCTCGCCGTCGCGTCGTCTCTCCTCAGGGAAGCCCGCCCGCCGCTCTGGGCGGGAGTGGCGCTCGGCCTCGCGTGGCTCCTCATCGCCCGCAAGCCGCACCCCGATCTCTTCGCCTCGGGGCCGGCGCGCCTCCTCAACTCCGGCGCGCTCGCCGGATCTCTGCTGCTTCTCGGCCTGACGCTGCGCTCGCTCGGACGGGACGAACGCGGGAGAGCGGCATGA
- a CDS encoding sulfatase — protein sequence MRDLGRALAVALWITAVLVAFDVLRIPAATLARDGALRYALEAARLGAIAYAPLFAVALLPVAAALRLLPSTLRRRHEESGFPLSLNVAVAITIAVLLLALAAMGEGRRAPRWWSTLWAVDAAVVAAGAAAAGWGAAVALRRIRGSRLGNAGVAVAALVPIVLPAIALAPAILGAPPAAAPPASRAPSPAPPDIVLIVADTLRPDALGCYGGRRAPTPVVDALAASGARFTDVTAQASWTNPSTATILTSWYPFEHGLLDYQSRISEEAKTLAEVLRARGYATEGLVANLVVSTRFGFDRGFDRWDQEPDLTPLARHAHLLPARLVRAAGRDPGVRTAPAADMVSRALDALSRPSDRPRFLYLHLMDPHDPYTPPPDLARAADPDYAGSLRFEMGTLYAILRGEIAVDDADLRHAHALYDAEIAAMDRELGRLLDRLRPGVDAGNTVVVFTSDHGEEFMEHGALGHEHTLYQELIHVPLIVVRAGVVEPGRVVASPARLLDVAPTILDVAGLGAEPSFHGSSRLGAIRGEPSPLPQTLFSQEDYFGYRTTSPRMRSARASGVKVILSEPNIFGIGAWRREAFDLAADPGETRALDPDDPRAAPVEAALRVWMGASARRRGATGEIDPETERRLRALGYIQ from the coding sequence GTGAGGGATCTCGGACGCGCGCTGGCGGTCGCGCTCTGGATCACCGCCGTGCTCGTCGCCTTCGACGTGCTCAGGATCCCGGCCGCGACGCTCGCGCGCGACGGCGCCCTGAGATATGCGCTCGAGGCCGCGAGGCTCGGCGCGATCGCGTACGCACCGCTCTTCGCCGTGGCGCTCCTCCCCGTGGCCGCCGCGCTGCGCCTCCTCCCGTCGACTCTCCGCCGGCGGCACGAGGAGAGCGGTTTCCCCCTCTCGCTGAACGTCGCCGTCGCGATCACGATCGCGGTTCTCCTCCTCGCCCTCGCCGCGATGGGGGAGGGGCGCCGGGCCCCACGGTGGTGGAGCACTCTCTGGGCGGTCGATGCCGCCGTGGTGGCGGCCGGCGCCGCCGCGGCGGGATGGGGAGCCGCCGTGGCGCTGCGCCGCATCCGGGGATCGCGGCTCGGAAACGCGGGGGTCGCCGTCGCCGCCCTCGTCCCCATCGTGCTCCCGGCCATCGCCCTCGCCCCGGCGATCCTCGGCGCCCCGCCCGCCGCCGCGCCCCCGGCTTCGCGCGCGCCCTCGCCCGCCCCTCCCGACATCGTCCTCATCGTCGCCGACACGCTGCGCCCCGACGCGCTCGGCTGCTACGGCGGGAGGCGCGCCCCCACCCCCGTCGTCGACGCCCTCGCGGCCTCGGGGGCGCGGTTCACCGACGTGACCGCGCAGGCGTCGTGGACGAACCCCTCCACCGCGACGATCCTGACGAGCTGGTACCCGTTCGAGCACGGCCTCCTCGACTACCAGTCGCGCATCTCGGAGGAGGCGAAGACCCTGGCCGAGGTCCTGCGCGCGCGCGGGTACGCGACCGAAGGCCTCGTCGCCAACCTCGTCGTCTCGACCCGCTTCGGCTTCGACCGCGGCTTCGATCGATGGGATCAGGAGCCCGATCTCACCCCCCTCGCCCGCCACGCGCATCTGCTCCCGGCGCGCCTCGTCCGCGCGGCCGGGCGCGATCCCGGGGTGCGGACGGCCCCCGCCGCGGACATGGTCTCCCGCGCCCTGGACGCCCTCTCGCGCCCTTCGGATCGCCCCCGGTTCCTCTACCTGCACCTGATGGATCCGCACGATCCGTACACGCCGCCGCCGGATCTCGCGCGGGCGGCCGATCCGGACTACGCGGGCTCGCTCCGCTTCGAGATGGGGACGCTGTACGCGATCCTGCGAGGTGAGATCGCGGTCGACGACGCGGACCTTCGCCACGCGCACGCCCTCTACGACGCGGAGATCGCGGCGATGGATCGCGAGCTGGGGCGCCTTCTCGATCGGCTGCGCCCCGGCGTCGATGCGGGGAATACGGTCGTCGTCTTCACGTCGGATCACGGCGAGGAGTTCATGGAGCACGGCGCGCTCGGCCACGAGCACACCCTCTATCAGGAGCTGATCCACGTCCCCCTCATCGTCGTCCGCGCCGGCGTCGTCGAGCCAGGGCGCGTCGTCGCCTCGCCCGCGCGCCTTCTCGACGTGGCGCCGACGATCCTCGACGTCGCGGGGCTCGGCGCGGAGCCGTCGTTTCACGGGTCCAGCCGGCTCGGCGCGATCCGGGGCGAGCCGTCGCCGCTGCCCCAGACCCTCTTCAGCCAGGAGGATTACTTCGGGTATCGCACGACGTCCCCCCGGATGCGCTCGGCGCGCGCCTCAGGCGTGAAGGTGATCCTCTCGGAGCCGAACATCTTCGGCATCGGGGCGTGGCGGCGCGAGGCCTTCGATCTCGCGGCGGATCCGGGTGAGACGAGAGCGCTCGATCCCGACGATCCGCGGGCCGCGCCGGTCGAAGCGGCGCTGCGGGTTTGGATGGGGGCCTCCGCGAGGCGCCGCGGCGCGACGGGGGAGATCGACCCCGAGACGGAGCGCCGGCTCAGGGCGCTCGGGTACATTCAGTAG
- a CDS encoding glycosyltransferase family 39 protein, whose product MTPAAPSRDRTPWLVFFFFLALYLVTFGGHPYTGDGLEMLKTAESLALRGDLAVTSDSDGRAWGYPGADGRRYSPYAIGLSLAEAPPLGLAHAAARALGLSPIGTDSASFGAAVAVNVAVTAATAALLCALVLALGLGRRAATGASLLYGLATMAWVYSKHDFAEPLAALALLATAHFLLRAGGDGRGRSFAAAGAWNGVGFLTKYQMVLYTPILLGALIVRERRKGSSPRAIVSRALWFLLPGLPFGLVDLWVNHARFGTWLETGYGNQGAIVAGAGFIPVGLFGLLLSAGKGVIWYSPIVVLAPFAWRAFHRLRPEASGLCLALIGTTIAIFAPLWWWHGDWSWGPRYLVVVLPEMIVPLAVWLRDRAALSRRLAPRVTLGGVVAALVVLAIAVNLLGISFNFVYYLLELRTMQKVHDDWNFIPNLSPIRFHAHLARATLLGALGGEVPDFTYASWCDGVLTEKRISMASYPPSGLEPDYFFFRRRASSTARAGLSLAGGILAATAFLLGAHLRRAMAPEEA is encoded by the coding sequence ATGACGCCGGCGGCGCCGTCGCGGGATCGCACACCATGGCTCGTTTTCTTTTTCTTCCTCGCCCTCTACCTCGTGACCTTCGGCGGCCACCCGTACACCGGCGACGGCCTCGAGATGCTCAAGACCGCCGAGAGCCTCGCGCTTCGCGGAGATCTCGCCGTGACCTCAGACTCCGACGGCCGCGCGTGGGGATATCCGGGCGCCGACGGGAGGCGGTACTCCCCCTATGCGATCGGCCTCAGCCTCGCCGAGGCCCCCCCCCTCGGGCTCGCCCACGCGGCGGCGCGAGCGCTGGGCCTCTCTCCCATCGGGACGGACAGCGCCTCGTTCGGCGCCGCCGTCGCCGTGAACGTGGCCGTCACCGCAGCCACCGCGGCGCTCCTGTGCGCGCTCGTCCTGGCCCTCGGACTGGGTCGCCGCGCGGCCACAGGCGCCTCGCTCCTCTACGGCCTTGCGACGATGGCGTGGGTCTACAGCAAGCACGATTTCGCCGAGCCCCTCGCCGCTCTCGCCCTCCTCGCGACGGCCCACTTCCTCCTGCGTGCCGGCGGGGACGGGAGGGGGCGGAGCTTCGCCGCGGCGGGGGCGTGGAACGGCGTCGGCTTTCTCACGAAGTACCAGATGGTCCTCTACACCCCGATCCTTCTCGGCGCGCTGATCGTCCGCGAGAGGCGGAAGGGGAGCTCGCCCCGGGCGATCGTCTCGCGGGCGCTCTGGTTCCTTCTTCCCGGCCTTCCGTTCGGCCTCGTCGATCTCTGGGTGAACCACGCGCGCTTCGGGACGTGGCTCGAGACGGGGTACGGCAACCAGGGTGCGATCGTCGCGGGGGCCGGGTTCATCCCGGTGGGCCTCTTCGGCCTTCTCTTGAGCGCCGGCAAGGGGGTGATCTGGTACTCGCCGATCGTCGTCCTCGCCCCCTTCGCCTGGCGGGCCTTCCACCGGCTGCGTCCCGAAGCGAGCGGCCTGTGCCTCGCGCTGATCGGCACCACGATCGCGATCTTCGCGCCGCTCTGGTGGTGGCACGGGGACTGGTCGTGGGGACCGAGGTACCTCGTCGTCGTCCTCCCCGAGATGATCGTCCCCCTCGCGGTCTGGCTCCGGGATCGCGCCGCGCTGTCGCGCCGGCTCGCCCCCCGGGTCACCCTGGGCGGCGTCGTCGCCGCGCTGGTCGTCCTGGCGATCGCGGTGAACCTTCTCGGGATCAGCTTCAACTTCGTCTACTACCTTCTCGAGCTCCGCACCATGCAGAAGGTGCACGACGACTGGAACTTCATCCCGAACCTGTCGCCGATCAGGTTCCACGCGCACCTCGCGCGCGCGACGCTCCTCGGCGCCCTCGGGGGGGAGGTCCCGGACTTCACGTACGCCTCGTGGTGCGACGGCGTCCTCACCGAGAAGCGGATCTCGATGGCCTCGTACCCCCCGTCGGGGCTCGAGCCCGATTACTTCTTCTTCCGCCGCCGGGCCTCATCGACGGCGCGCGCCGGGCTCTCCCTCGCGGGGGGGATCCTCGCGGCGACGGCGTTCCTCCTCGGGGCCCACCTGCGCCGCGCGATGGCGCCGGAGGAGGCGTGA